In Gammaproteobacteria bacterium, one genomic interval encodes:
- a CDS encoding UbiH/UbiF/VisC/COQ6 family ubiquinone biosynthesis hydroxylase, translating to MSRAEHFDLIIVGGGMVGAAMACAMGDQALKVALIEGRVPDLGWPKDRYENRVSAITRASQYVFENLNAWPQMVSRRVSPYRKMEVWDSTGGGHIHFDSADIAEPDLGHIIENSVIQAALWEQLKQLPNVQCFAPATPKQLQVTQQQVCLTLDDGRFLEADLIIGADGGRSWVRQQAGFESKGWSYQQDAVVATVSHELSHQACCWQRFAADGPLAFLPLDEKTCSIVWSTSPEHAEQLLALDDAMFLKALQLSFGDSLGRMCTVGERAAFPLRLAHTTRYTGLRLALIGDAAHSIHPLAGQGVNLGLGDMGSLADTLSAAKKRGENIGDIAVLRRYERARKADNMLMMGAMDGFKRLFSNDQPVLRFARNLGLNVSDRISPIKQLFMQQALGLASNQSSLAKKP from the coding sequence GTGAGCCGAGCCGAGCATTTTGATTTGATTATTGTGGGTGGCGGCATGGTGGGTGCTGCTATGGCATGTGCCATGGGCGATCAAGCGCTTAAAGTGGCATTAATTGAGGGGCGGGTTCCCGACCTTGGCTGGCCAAAAGATCGCTATGAAAACCGTGTCAGTGCCATCACCCGCGCCTCGCAATATGTGTTTGAAAACCTCAACGCCTGGCCGCAGATGGTCAGTCGTCGCGTTTCACCCTATCGTAAAATGGAGGTGTGGGACAGTACTGGTGGCGGTCATATCCATTTTGATAGTGCCGATATTGCCGAGCCGGATCTCGGGCATATTATTGAAAACAGTGTGATTCAGGCGGCGCTGTGGGAGCAGTTGAAACAGCTGCCAAATGTGCAATGTTTCGCGCCTGCAACGCCAAAACAGCTACAGGTTACTCAGCAGCAGGTGTGTTTAACGCTGGATGATGGCCGCTTTCTGGAAGCCGATTTAATTATCGGAGCTGACGGTGGTCGTTCGTGGGTGCGACAGCAAGCGGGCTTTGAGAGTAAAGGTTGGTCCTATCAGCAGGATGCGGTGGTGGCCACTGTTAGCCATGAGCTCAGCCACCAGGCGTGTTGCTGGCAGCGCTTTGCTGCCGATGGGCCCTTGGCATTTTTACCGCTGGATGAAAAAACCTGCTCAATTGTCTGGTCCACTTCCCCGGAACATGCCGAGCAGCTGTTAGCACTGGATGATGCGATGTTTCTTAAAGCGCTGCAGCTGAGTTTTGGTGACTCCCTAGGGAGAATGTGTACGGTTGGTGAGCGGGCGGCTTTTCCACTACGGCTGGCTCACACAACCCGCTATACCGGTTTGCGTTTGGCACTGATTGGCGATGCCGCACACTCCATTCACCCACTTGCCGGTCAAGGGGTCAACCTGGGGCTGGGGGATATGGGTTCACTGGCTGATACCCTCTCAGCGGCAAAAAAGCGCGGTGAAAACATCGGTGATATTGCTGTATTGCGGCGTTATGAGCGGGCACGTAAGGCCGATAATATGCTGATGATGGGGGCGATGGATGGCTTTAAGCGACTCTTCAGCAATGATCAGCCGGTACTGCGCTTTGCACGCAACCTTGGGTTAAACGTATCGGATCGAATCTCACCCATAAAACAGCTCTTTATGCAGCAAGCACTGGGGCTGGCAAGTAACCAAAGTTCGCTCGCCAAGAAGCCCTGA
- a CDS encoding 5-formyltetrahydrofolate cyclo-ligase, whose amino-acid sequence MNSRNTLRKKIRQQRRALTTAQQHHHSDKIACQISHSHLFRSAQQIACYLANDGEVNLMPVIQRMWSMGKQCYLPLLSEGKDKRMWFAPYTANTTLKPNGYGILEPQNNPHQWIAPQQLDLVLMPLVGFDSNGNRLGMGGGYYDRSFAFLNRSFGIKKPRLLGVAYALQHCDNLPTEPWDVPLNAIATERGLHAFKIGREPIS is encoded by the coding sequence ATGAACTCCCGTAATACCCTGCGAAAAAAGATTCGTCAGCAACGCCGCGCCCTGACCACCGCACAGCAGCACCACCACTCAGATAAAATTGCCTGCCAAATTAGCCATAGCCACCTATTCCGCTCCGCGCAGCAGATCGCCTGTTACCTGGCCAATGATGGCGAAGTCAACCTGATGCCCGTCATACAACGTATGTGGAGCATGGGAAAACAGTGCTACCTGCCACTACTCAGTGAAGGCAAAGACAAACGCATGTGGTTTGCTCCCTATACGGCCAATACCACTTTAAAACCAAATGGTTACGGAATTCTTGAGCCTCAAAATAACCCCCACCAGTGGATAGCACCGCAGCAGCTCGACCTGGTGTTAATGCCACTGGTGGGATTTGATAGTAATGGCAACCGTCTCGGTATGGGGGGAGGCTATTACGACCGCAGCTTCGCCTTTCTTAATCGCTCTTTTGGCATTAAAAAGCCGCGCTTACTTGGAGTGGCCTACGCGCTTCAACACTGTGATAACCTGCCAACCGAGCCCTGGGATGTACCGTTGAACGCCATTGCAACAGAGAGGGGCTTACACGCCTTCAAAATCGGCAGGGAGCCAATATCATGA
- a CDS encoding cell division protein ZapA, translated as MSGKSVPVTVKIQDKEYRIGCPKGEEEALISTARYVDQKMQEVRSAGKVIGNDRIAVMAALNIAHELIQQSKESEYNDGSILKVRAMQERIQNALNSLKQMEL; from the coding sequence ATGAGCGGAAAATCCGTACCCGTTACTGTCAAAATTCAAGATAAAGAGTATCGTATTGGCTGCCCTAAAGGTGAAGAGGAGGCATTGATCTCAACGGCACGCTATGTCGACCAAAAAATGCAGGAAGTGCGCTCAGCAGGCAAAGTGATTGGCAATGACCGTATCGCGGTAATGGCAGCACTCAACATTGCTCACGAATTAATACAACAATCAAAAGAATCAGAGTACAATGATGGATCGATTCTAAAAGTAAGGGCGATGCAAGAGCGCATTCAAAATGCTCTGAATAGCCTGAAACAGATGGAGTTGTAG
- the pepP gene encoding Xaa-Pro aminopeptidase, whose product MIGRREFQKRRKELMRMMGEKTIAILPTAKEKVRNRDAEYPFRADSDFHYLTGFPEPQALMVLLPGREKGEFILFCRERDIEKETWHGRRAGIEGACERYGADDAFPIEDLADILPGLIEPCDRVFYTFGNDSESDQKITGIVHTLRAQSRSGKHTPHEFVALEHLLHDMRLYKSRSELKVMREAAHLSAEAHVTAMKVCRPGIMEYQLEAEFLYAFRRSNGHPAYSTIVGGGENGCILHYTENNRKLKSGELVLIDAGVELECYAADITRTFPVNGRSSDAQRAVYQLVLDAQYAAIEQVKPGNHWNDPHEAVVKVLTAGLVTLGLLKGKLATLIEKQAYRRFYMHRTGHWLGLDVHDVGDYKVADVWRVLEPGMVLTIEPGLYIGAEKDIPLEFHHIGIRIEDDVVVTKEGHEVMTDGVPKEIIAIEQLMAE is encoded by the coding sequence ATGATTGGCCGCCGCGAGTTTCAGAAACGTCGCAAAGAGTTAATGCGCATGATGGGTGAAAAGACCATTGCGATCTTGCCCACAGCAAAAGAGAAAGTGCGTAACCGTGATGCAGAGTACCCTTTTCGCGCCGATAGCGATTTTCACTATTTAACCGGTTTTCCGGAGCCACAAGCGTTGATGGTGCTGTTGCCGGGGCGAGAAAAAGGTGAATTTATTCTCTTTTGTCGGGAGAGAGATATCGAGAAAGAGACTTGGCATGGCCGGCGTGCAGGCATTGAAGGTGCCTGTGAACGCTACGGTGCTGATGATGCGTTTCCTATCGAAGATCTAGCTGATATTTTGCCCGGCTTGATTGAGCCGTGTGACCGGGTTTTTTATACCTTCGGTAATGACAGTGAGTCGGATCAAAAGATCACCGGCATCGTGCATACCTTGCGTGCCCAGTCCCGGTCAGGCAAACACACACCCCATGAGTTCGTTGCACTGGAGCATCTACTGCACGATATGCGCCTTTATAAAAGCCGTAGTGAATTAAAGGTGATGCGCGAAGCGGCGCACCTTTCGGCAGAGGCGCATGTAACGGCCATGAAGGTGTGCCGCCCTGGCATCATGGAATATCAGCTGGAGGCAGAGTTCCTCTATGCTTTTCGTCGCTCAAATGGTCATCCGGCCTATAGCACCATTGTGGGCGGTGGAGAGAATGGCTGTATCTTGCACTACACAGAAAATAACCGGAAATTAAAGAGTGGAGAGCTGGTTCTAATTGATGCGGGTGTAGAGCTCGAGTGTTATGCCGCCGATATTACTCGCACTTTTCCGGTTAATGGTCGCTCCTCTGATGCACAGCGCGCCGTTTATCAGCTGGTGCTGGATGCTCAATATGCTGCCATCGAGCAGGTAAAGCCGGGCAATCACTGGAATGACCCGCATGAGGCGGTAGTCAAAGTGCTGACGGCGGGGCTGGTAACGTTAGGCTTGCTAAAAGGCAAGCTGGCCACTCTAATAGAGAAGCAGGCCTATCGCCGTTTTTATATGCACCGCACCGGCCACTGGCTGGGACTTGATGTGCATGATGTGGGCGACTATAAAGTGGCGGATGTGTGGCGCGTTCTGGAGCCGGGCATGGTCCTTACCATTGAACCAGGCCTCTATATTGGTGCTGAAAAAGATATTCCGCTTGAATTTCACCATATCGGTATTCGTATTGAAGACGATGTTGTGGTCACAAAAGAGGGGCACGAGGTGATGACGGACGGTGTGCCAAAAGAGATTATAGCAATCGAGCAACTGATGGCAGAGTGA
- the ubiH gene encoding 2-octaprenyl-6-methoxyphenyl hydroxylase codes for MSTLKSADLLIIGGGMVGASLACALKDKPIKIVIVEAVPLHSQNQPSYDDRAIALAYGSQRIFQGMGLWPHMASRATPIKKIHISDKGHFGITRLDSEKEGVEALGQVIAGRDIGNVLAEQLASQANVELLAPAKLSDIRYVAGAVQADVFQGEQAVTIKAKLMVAADGGHSSVRQLLGIESDRQAYGQTAIIANITPGRPHNNIAYERFTDSGPLALLPMSDHRCSLVWTQWQQDVDEVMGLDDVAFLARLQARFGYRLGALKQVGKRAAYPLSLMRSREQIRPRLAIIGNAAHAIHPIAGQGFNLGIRDVSALAECVSDALASGQDIGDLAVLQRYAEWRTQDHSEVIRFTDGLVHLFSNTDPLAVLGRNVGLTLMEKLPPLKRLLGRQAMGLRGRQPRLNRGLSL; via the coding sequence ATGAGCACCCTAAAAAGCGCTGATCTACTGATTATTGGCGGCGGCATGGTCGGCGCAAGCCTTGCGTGTGCGCTGAAAGATAAACCGATCAAGATCGTGATTGTTGAGGCGGTGCCACTGCATTCACAAAATCAACCCAGTTATGATGACCGTGCAATTGCGCTGGCGTATGGAAGCCAGCGTATCTTTCAGGGGATGGGCCTTTGGCCCCACATGGCCTCCAGGGCAACCCCCATCAAAAAAATTCACATCTCTGATAAAGGCCACTTCGGCATCACTCGGCTTGACTCTGAAAAAGAGGGTGTCGAAGCGCTGGGTCAGGTGATCGCTGGGCGTGATATTGGCAATGTACTTGCCGAACAGCTGGCATCCCAAGCTAATGTTGAGCTGCTGGCGCCGGCAAAGCTCAGTGATATTCGTTATGTGGCGGGGGCTGTTCAGGCCGATGTTTTCCAAGGCGAGCAGGCGGTTACGATAAAGGCAAAGCTGATGGTAGCCGCCGATGGTGGCCACTCAAGTGTGCGCCAGTTGCTGGGTATCGAAAGCGACCGACAAGCGTATGGGCAGACTGCCATTATCGCTAACATTACTCCCGGTCGACCCCACAACAATATCGCCTACGAGCGTTTTACCGACTCTGGGCCACTGGCGCTGCTGCCGATGAGTGATCACCGCTGCTCACTGGTTTGGACGCAGTGGCAGCAGGATGTGGATGAGGTGATGGGGCTAGATGATGTGGCATTTTTAGCCCGCCTTCAGGCCAGATTTGGCTATCGTTTAGGTGCACTGAAACAGGTGGGGAAACGGGCTGCTTACCCACTCAGCCTGATGCGAAGCCGAGAGCAGATTCGCCCCCGGCTGGCCATAATCGGCAACGCAGCGCACGCCATTCATCCCATTGCCGGGCAAGGTTTTAACCTGGGTATCCGCGATGTGTCGGCGCTGGCCGAGTGTGTGAGTGATGCACTGGCGAGTGGTCAAGATATTGGCGATCTTGCCGTACTGCAGCGCTATGCCGAGTGGCGCACCCAGGATCATAGCGAGGTGATTCGCTTTACTGATGGCTTAGTACACCTGTTCAGCAATACGGACCCACTCGCTGTCCTTGGCCGAAATGTGGGGTTGACGTTAATGGAGAAACTGCCGCCGTTAAAGCGCCTGCTGGGTCGCCAAGCGATGGGTTTGCGAGGCCGACAGCCACGCTTGAACCGAGGGTTATCTCTGTGA
- a CDS encoding MOSC domain-containing protein, translating into MSRLELSQLWLFPVKSCAGFTLQKSHLSLFGLAGDRRWMVVDANSNHFISQRNFPEMCLIQASPSPQGIQLHHLDGSMLHVTQPRGEALREVTVWEDHCQAWDAGEAAASWLSERLATHCRLVYFPQHEVRQVDLAYAQRGDKTAFSDGFPLLLVSQASLDDLNNRLESPVSMVRFRPNLVVDGCAPFAEDNWKVLQIGDIKLRVVKPCSRCSIPNVDPATGRREKEPISTLSQYRRRGNKIFFGQNVIADKPGDIAVGMPVEVIE; encoded by the coding sequence GTGAGTAGATTAGAGCTATCACAACTCTGGCTCTTCCCGGTGAAGTCATGCGCCGGTTTTACACTACAAAAAAGCCACTTATCCCTGTTCGGACTAGCAGGTGATCGGCGTTGGATGGTTGTGGATGCAAACAGCAACCACTTTATCAGCCAACGTAATTTTCCTGAGATGTGCTTGATTCAAGCCTCGCCAAGCCCCCAAGGCATTCAACTTCATCACCTAGACGGCTCGATGCTGCACGTTACCCAACCCCGTGGTGAAGCGCTGCGCGAAGTCACTGTTTGGGAAGACCACTGCCAAGCATGGGACGCGGGAGAAGCCGCCGCCAGCTGGTTAAGTGAGCGGCTAGCCACCCACTGTCGCCTGGTCTACTTCCCGCAACACGAAGTGCGGCAAGTTGATCTTGCATATGCACAGCGTGGCGATAAAACTGCCTTTAGTGATGGATTCCCCTTGCTGCTTGTATCACAAGCATCGCTGGATGATCTCAATAACCGCCTTGAATCACCCGTTAGCATGGTACGCTTTCGACCCAACCTGGTAGTTGACGGCTGTGCCCCTTTTGCTGAAGACAACTGGAAGGTATTACAAATAGGTGATATCAAATTGCGGGTCGTTAAGCCGTGTAGCCGCTGCTCTATTCCCAATGTCGACCCGGCAACGGGCAGACGAGAAAAAGAGCCTATCTCAACACTGAGTCAGTATCGCCGCAGAGGTAACAAAATATTTTTTGGTCAAAATGTAATTGCCGACAAACCGGGGGATATTGCGGTGGGTATGCCGGTGGAGGTGATTGAGTAA
- a CDS encoding DUF1415 domain-containing protein, whose translation MNQQNEIIQQTRNWVSQVIVKLNFCPFARPVVESGGIHYHLTEADDLHEALQVLIEQCKYLDEQPEIKTGLVIYAHGFDSFDEFLDLVDLANPLLETQGYEGIYQLANFHPDYCFEGELPSDPANYTNRSPYPMLHIIREADLEQALESYPDPEAIPARNIALAREMGLAALQSTLENCKRPKEGGGE comes from the coding sequence ATGAATCAACAGAACGAAATTATTCAACAGACTCGAAACTGGGTGAGTCAGGTGATTGTAAAATTAAACTTTTGCCCTTTTGCCCGGCCAGTGGTCGAGAGTGGTGGCATTCATTACCACCTCACTGAAGCTGACGACCTGCATGAGGCGCTACAAGTGCTGATTGAACAGTGCAAATATCTTGATGAACAGCCTGAAATAAAGACCGGACTGGTGATTTATGCCCATGGTTTTGACTCTTTTGATGAGTTCCTCGATCTGGTTGATCTTGCGAACCCGTTACTTGAAACACAGGGTTATGAGGGTATTTATCAACTGGCCAACTTCCACCCTGACTACTGCTTTGAAGGCGAGTTACCTTCAGACCCGGCCAACTACACCAATCGTTCACCCTATCCGATGTTACACATTATTCGTGAAGCTGACCTGGAGCAGGCGCTTGAGAGCTACCCAGACCCGGAGGCTATTCCCGCACGCAATATCGCACTTGCACGGGAGATGGGGTTAGCCGCACTACAATCGACCCTGGAAAACTGCAAGCGGCCAAAGGAGGGAGGTGGTGAGTAG
- a CDS encoding UPF0149 family protein, translated as MTQETTDFERVNKALLRLNADIEAAELHGTLSGLLCVMGNNASKHLEQLIPKGAKGDVLDSEAYQMVIQCPVQILAALNDPEFSYDLLLPNDDQGLEVRTEAMAEWSHGFLTGLAIAGIKDFAKLPKEASEFCQDLLDISRAGLSEIARGEEDEVAYQELVEYLRVGTLLMYEMLNPSSSISPSGQVH; from the coding sequence ATGACACAAGAGACAACTGATTTTGAGCGTGTAAACAAGGCGTTGCTACGTTTGAATGCGGATATTGAGGCGGCAGAGCTGCACGGCACCCTGAGTGGCCTGCTGTGTGTGATGGGCAATAACGCCAGCAAACATCTTGAGCAGTTGATCCCCAAGGGGGCAAAAGGAGATGTTTTGGATTCAGAGGCTTACCAGATGGTCATTCAGTGTCCGGTACAGATCTTGGCGGCATTAAATGACCCTGAATTTAGCTATGACCTGCTGTTGCCCAATGATGACCAAGGGCTTGAGGTGCGAACCGAGGCGATGGCGGAGTGGAGTCACGGTTTCTTAACAGGGCTGGCGATTGCAGGCATTAAGGATTTCGCCAAGCTACCCAAAGAGGCGAGTGAATTCTGTCAGGATCTGCTTGATATATCGCGTGCTGGCCTGAGCGAAATAGCGCGAGGAGAAGAGGATGAAGTGGCCTACCAGGAGCTGGTTGAGTACCTGCGTGTCGGCACACTACTGATGTATGAGATGTTGAACCCGAGTAGCTCAATATCGCCATCTGGTCAGGTGCATTAA
- a CDS encoding TIGR02449 family protein has protein sequence MSEQEVRKLEYLVDDLLKACEHLKQENSLLRERQEVLFQERTKLIEKNELACTRIESMIVRLKAQEHA, from the coding sequence ATGTCTGAGCAAGAGGTCAGAAAACTCGAATATCTGGTAGATGATCTACTAAAAGCCTGCGAACACCTCAAACAGGAGAATAGTCTGCTGCGTGAACGCCAGGAAGTGCTGTTCCAGGAGCGCACTAAACTCATTGAAAAAAATGAACTCGCCTGCACCCGGATAGAGTCAATGATTGTGCGTTTAAAAGCACAGGAGCACGCTTAA